One part of the Musa acuminata AAA Group cultivar baxijiao chromosome BXJ1-5, Cavendish_Baxijiao_AAA, whole genome shotgun sequence genome encodes these proteins:
- the LOC103984600 gene encoding uncharacterized protein LOC103984600: MAGGGKSGAASSLLLVTLLVTLLAFFATDASAARVTPRQQSLARAVLSALGARADGPCCRCICPLIYPPPFCVCAGVWQGSCPSACTNCQCVLNECTCIDHVDYKACEADSCGWLDGVPKLEPSQQWAIEETGGKLGMMV, translated from the exons ATGGCTGGAGGAGGCAAAAGTGGTGCAGCGTCGTCTCTTCTACTTGTGACGCTGCTCGTGACGTTGTTGGCCTTCTTCGCCACCGACGCCTCGGCTGCCCGTGTCACACCCCGTCAGCAATCCCTCGCCAGAG CGGTACTGAGTGCGTTGGGGGCAAGGGCAGATGGGCCGTGCTGCAGATGCATCTGTCCTCTCATTTACCCACCTCCTTTTTGCGTTTGCGCCGGCGTGTGGCAAGGCTCCTGCCCTTCCGCCTGCACCAACTGCCAGTGTGTCCTGAACGAGTGCACTTGCATTGACCATGTGGACTACAAGGCCTGCGAGGCCGACTCCTGTGGCTGGCTTGATGGCGTCCCCAAACTAGAGCCGTCGCAGCAGTGGGCGATCGAAGAAACCGGTGGGAAATTAGGGATGATGGTGTGA